The following proteins are encoded in a genomic region of Astatotilapia calliptera chromosome 22, fAstCal1.2, whole genome shotgun sequence:
- the LOC113014532 gene encoding CMP-N-acetylneuraminate-beta-galactosamide-alpha-2,3-sialyltransferase 1-like yields the protein MLQRKPFVFFVLLCATAIGVFSRASWILNVYQDFFLPQNESVCSCNKCLMEYDPWLSELMKESPEPFLSPTNNISENTFNWWKGIQTDRRNFALYNKTVDKVFQIFPPKVNFTRSSPDLCRTCAVVGNSGNLNGSHYGPLIDFHDIVIRINRGPTKGFERDVGNKTTYHVMYPRSFKNLDNTTHLVFFPFKIYDLQWLIRSFTQRQKETAKSGLKTNTDMVMILSPAFMKYVHYVWLKKHGRYPSTGFLTLVLSLYLCDEVDVFGFGADKNGNWNHYYEQIKNKRLKTGQHPGRVEYQYIEKLHKQRKIHFFRGW from the exons ATGCTTCAGAGGAAACCATTCGTTTTCTTTGTCTTGCTGTGTGCCACTGCCATTGGAGTCTTTTCTAGAGCTTCATGGATTTTAAATGTGTACCAGGATTTCTTCCTCCCTCAGAATGAAAGTGTTTGTTCCTGCAACAAATGTTTAATGGAATATGACCCATGGCTTAGTGAACTTATGAAAGAATCTCCTGAGCCCTTTCTATCACCCACAAACAATATCTCAGAGAATACATTTAACTGGTGGAAG GgcatacagacagacagacgcaACTTCGCTTTGTACAATAAAACAGTGGACAAGGTTTTTCAGATCTTCCCACCCAAAGTCAATTTCACAAGATCCAGCCCTGACCTTTGTAGAACTTGTGCTGTGGTTGGGAATTCTGGTAATCTCAATGGATCGCATTATGGACCACTGATAGACTTTCATGATATTGTCATAAG AATAAACCGTGGGCCCACAAAAGGCTTTGAAAGAGATgttggaaacaaaacaacataccATGTGATGTATCCAAGGAGTTTCAAAAATTTGGACAACACCACAcatcttgtgttttttccattcaaAATTTACGATCTACAGTGGCTTATCCGGTCTTTTACTCAAAG GCAAAAAGAAACTGCTAAATCAGGTTTGAAAACTAACACGGATATG GTGATGATCCTCAGCCCTGCTTTCATGAAATATGTCCATTATGTTTGGCTAAAAAAGCATGGGAGGTATCCATCCACTGGCTTTCTGACTTTAGTTCTCAGCTTGTACTTGTGTGATGAG GTTGATGTGTTTGGATTTGGAGCAGACAAGAATGGAAACTGGAATCATTACTATGAGCAAATCAAAAACAAACGTCTGAAAACTGGACAACATCCTGGAAGGGTGGAATATCAATATATCGAGAAACTTCATAAGCAACGGAAAATTCATTTTTTCAGAGGATGGTAA